Below is a genomic region from Herpetosiphonaceae bacterium.
GGAGATCTTGCTCGGAGCGGATCGCTATCGGTACGACCCGGCACACTACCTGCTTACGACGGTCGAGTTGCCGGTTGTGAGCCAGATCCTCGAAGCCTCGCAGGAGCAGCCCTACCTCAGCCTCCGCGTGCACCTCGACCCAACCTGGTCGGCTCGGTTCTCATGGAGGTCGATGTTCGATCGCCGCGCGAGCACGGCAACGTGAAGGCCATGGACGTGAGTCCGCTGGACACGGGCCTCCTGGATGCGGTGGTACGACTGCTCAGGCTTGTGGATTCACCCGGCGAAGTGCGCGTGCTGGCACCGCTGGTCATGCGGGAAATCGTCTTTCGTCTCCTGGTGGGGGCGCAGGGTGCGCGGCTGCGTCACATCGCGGTTATGGGTGGATATACCCATCATATTGCCAGGGCTGTTGATCTCCTGTGGAAGGACTTCAACCAGCCACTGCGCATTGAACGCATAGCGCACGCACACCGAGCCGTATGAGACTCTGTTGGTTAAGGTAGCACTGTCCTCATTTGCTATGATACTCAAGACGTTGGGGTTGGTCGAGGCAAGGAGGTCGGTGATGACGCTGTATCCACACGCTATTCCCCCCGTTCCTGAAGTGACGGCAGCTGCGGTCCAGAGCGCCTTTCCCAAAGGGAATCTCTACGTCGATCGGCGGGCCGAGTTTGGCACCCTCTTTGATGATCGGCTCTTTGCCGATCTGTATCCGGTCGGCGGGCGTCCGGTCGAAGTTGCCCCCTGGCGGCTCGCGCTCGTCGTGGTCATGCAATACATCGAGGGGCTGACCGATCGGCAGGCGGCCGATGCGGTGCGACGGTGCATTGATTGGAAATGTGCGCTCAGCCTGGACCTCGCCGATCCCGGCTTTGATTTCACCCTCCTCCATGATTTTCGCGAACGGCTCCTCGCTGTCGACGCCGCCCAGCGTCTGCTGGATACGTTCCTGACAGCCTGCAAAGCCAGCGGTCTGATTAAGGCGCGTGGCACGCAGCGGACGGATTCCACGCATGTCCTAGCTGCGGTGCGCACGCTGCATCACCTGGAAGTGGTGCTGGAAACCATGCGCTGCGCCCTCAACCGCCTGACCGTGGCTGATCCCGCCTGGATTCAGGCTCACATCCCTGAGGCGTGGTTTCAACGCTATGGTCTGCGGGCGGAGCAGTCCCGCCTGCCCAAAGCAACCACGCAACGAGAAGCGCTGGGGCAGCTGATTGCAAGCGATGGGTATCAGCTCCTGACGTGGGTCTGGGACGCCGAGAGTCCTCCGCAGTTGCACGCGCTCCCGGCGGTCGAGATTCTGCGGCAGGTCTGGATGCAGCAATGCTCCTGGTGCACCATTCCTGGTCACGAAACCATCCAGTTGCGCGCGCTGAGTGACAAACCGCCGTCCGCGCAGTTGATTCAATCACCCTATGATCTGGAAGCCCGCTCTAGCAGCAAGCGTGACACCCATTGGGTCGGCTACAAAGTCCACCTCAGTGAAACCTGTGATGCCGGTCGGCCGGATCTGATTACCCAGGTGCTCACCACAGCGGCAACGACCCAAGATCGCAGCGTTGGGCCGCTGATTCAGCAGGCGCTGGCAGACCGCGATCTCCTGCCGGGCACCCATCTCCTCGATAGTGGCTATGTCGATGCGGACTTGCTGGTCTCGGCCCAGGTGCAGCACCAGATTGATGTCGTTGGGCCACCGTTTGGCTCGTATAGCTGGCAGCGCCGCGCCGGGAACGGCTATGACCTCCAGGCGTTTGTGCTTGATTGGGAAGGCCAAGTTGCCACCTGTCCGCAGGGACAGCGCAGCGTCAAATGGACGCCGGGCCGCGATGTATCGGGCGATCCGGTGATTCGGATTCGCTTTGGGCTAGCACCCTGCCGCGCCTGTCCGGTGCGTCACCTGTGTACGGCGACCAAACGTGCGCCACGCCAGCTCACCGTACGCCCGCAAAGCTACCACATCGCGATCCAGCAGGCGCGCCAACGGCAAGCGACGGCCGACGTTCAGGCGCGCTATGCGTTACGGGCTGGCGTGGAAAGCAGTATTGCCCAGGCAACGCGACGGTTTGATCTGCGTCACTGTCGCTATCTTGGCATCGCTCGAACGCACCTCCAACAGGTGGTCACGGCGGTGGCAATCAATCTGGTGCGGGTGATTGCCTGGTTGTGGAATGAGCCGTTGGACGAACGCCGACGGGGAGCCGGGCACTTTGCCCAGCTTGCTCCTCGCCCACTCTCGCGCAGAGCCATGCTCTGTTAAGGAACGACTTTCCCAACGGAGTCTCATAGGGCTCGGTGTGGCCAGCATGTCCGGCTGAGTTACCAACGGTCGTCCGGGCGAGGGTGCCCCTGCCGTCCGCGAAACAGGACCCAGAAGACCACCGCGCTCAGGCCGGTGAGGGTCGCGCCGAGCAAAAACAGGGCGCGGTAGCCGAGCAGGGTGATGATATAGCCGCCGCCGAAGGTGAGCGCCGTGAAGCAGATCCCGGCCGCCATCTCGGTCACGCCGGCGGTCGTGGCGCGCCGGTGCGGCGGAACCAGGTCCAGGAAGTAGACCATCGAGGCCGCGTAGCGCACGCCCGACAGCCCCGAGACGATCAGCAGGCTGAGCCCCGCGGCGGCCCAGTGGGGGATGAGCACGATCGGAAGCATGCCCACCGCCGTTGCCAGCGACGCGCCGATCACCACCGTGCGGTTGCCGAACCGGCTGCTCAGGGCAGCACTGCTCAGCGCCGCTGGCACGCTGACCAAGCGCCCCATGGCCAGCAGCACCCCGATCTGTGCCGTCGGCACGTGGAGCGCGGCGTCGAGGTAGAGGTTGCTGAAGGTGCTGATCACGGCCAGGCCAGCGATCTGCAAGACCCGCACCAGCGCGATCAGCGCGAGCAGCCCCCGGATCGAGGTCGCGGCCCGGGCACCAGGTGCCCCTGTCGGCACGGCTGGCAGCGCGGGGACGGTACCCGGCTGGATGCGGGCGAGGGCCAGCAGGCCCGGGATGACGGCCACCCCCGCCACCATCAGCCCGTAGCGGTAGGGCATCGGCTGGTCGAGCGACACCCCCATGAGGAAGCTCACCCCGGTCGGCACGAGGCCGCCCAGCAGGCTGCCCATGAAGGATGCGAGGCCGAGCAGCGCCGTCTGGGTCGCGTAGGCGTGATTGCGCTGGTGGGGTGCGACCAAGGCAAGGAGCAGGGGCGCGGTGTTGACGAAGGCGAGGGCCAGGCCAAGGTAGAGGCAGATGATCATGGTGATCAGCCAGGGCAGGCGCGCCGCCACCGGCAGCAGATCGGCCAGCGGCAGCAGCAGCGCGCCCGCCACCAGCAGCCCCACGCCCCAGAGCATGATCCGCTGGCTGCCCCAGCGCTCACCGACGATGCCCGCGGGCAGGCTGACCAGCGCAAAGACCACCATACCAGCGGCGTTCACCAGGCCGATCACCGCCGGCCCGTAGCCGAGCCGGGCGAGGAACAGGTTGAGCAGCACCGCATAGACGCCGCCGTCGACGGCGAAGCCCAGCAGCGCGACCGCTAGGAAGTAGCGCCCCAGATCGGGCTGTAGCTGGCGCAGGCTCTGTACATAGCGACGGGCAATCAGGATCGGGTGCTCCTCATCTGTGATACCGATGTCGGACGGCCCATGCTACCATATTCTTGGTAGGTCAGGTCGGCGGTCACGCTGGGCGGACCAGGCAGCACCCTCCCGCATGAGGGGATGCTCCAGGAGCGGCAGGCCGGGGGGATGCTCGCCGTACGCTGCTGCCTACGGCAAGGCGTCCAGATCGAGCGGGTACGGATCGTGCGCCTGTGGAGAGCGCAGGCGCAGGCGCAGATCGGCGTGGGCGCAGGGCCACTCTTCGAGGCCAATCGGACAGGAGCAGTCCTTCGCGGTGGTGACGTAGAGGCGGCCAGGGACGGTCGCGGAGGCGATGATGAGCACATCACCGGCAAGGTAGTAGTCCAGGGTCAGTGTCTCGGTGGCGGGCTGTGGTATAGTGCGCGTGCTCATGGGAAGAGAGTCCTTCCTGTGGGCTACGGGTCCGTCTCGCTGGGCTTCAATCATCGAGGCGGGCCTGGTATGTTCGTAAGCCTATTTTATCAAAAACTACGTGACAATGTCAACTAGTTGTTTGAGCGCCTGTCCCGTGGTACCTTATTCCGTCGTCCTTATATTAGGCGACATTGATACTGAGTACAGAACGTATGTCAGACAGTCACCCTACTGATGATGATTTGACTGGCGGCGCGGCTGCCCGGTTGTTAGGCGTGACTCGCCAACAGGTCAATCGGCTTGCTCATGAAGGCAAGCTCCCAGCCCGTCAAATTGCCGGACGGTATTGGGTGTTTAAGCGTGCGGACGTTGAAGCTTATAAGATGAAGGAAAAGAGCAAAGGGGGACGCCCGAAGAAGGGGGAGTCACGCCGGAATGACCTCATCGCCGATGATGAAGATCCTTCGTCGAGGTGATGCATAAACTGTATCTTCGTATGATGAGGGTGCATGTGTTTGCCGAACACTACTCCAGTATCAAGGATGGTTGGTTCACCCCCACGCCTGTGGGGACGACACCAGCAGCGGATCACGTTCAATGAGACTATCCGGTTCACCCCCACGCCTGTGGGGACGATTCCTAGAACATCTTGGCGAAGATGCGATACTTCGGTTCACCCCCACGCCTGTGGGGACGATCGCCCCACTGACCTTTCGATAAGCCCTTGTCACGGTTCACCCCCACGCCTGTGGGGACGACTTTGTGCTGTTGCTACACTGCCGCCGAACCTACGGTTCACCCCCACGCCTGTGGGGACGACTCCCGGCGTCCCTGCGGCGTGTCCGGCTGCTCCGGTTCACCCCCACGCCTGTGGGGACGACTTGTAGATCGACGCCTGAAACGGCCCGATCATCGGTTCACCCCCACGCCTGTGGGGACGACAAGATCCGTTGACCTATGCGTTCATTGATCATCGGTTCACCCCCACGCCTGTGGGGACGACGCTACGGACGTTGACGCCATCCTTGATGAGGGCGGTTCACCCCCACGCCTGTGGGGACGACTTCGTGATCGGCGTGTACTCCTGAATCTGCATCGGTTCACCCCCACGCCTGTGGGGACGACGCCTCGATCCGCTTCGTCGTCTGCGCAGCGTACGGTTCACCCCCACGCCTGTGGGGACGACTCCCACAGACCAGCGCGGGCCTTCCAATCCCACGGTTCACCCCCACGCCTGTGGGGACGACGGGGGCCTGGCTGCGGAACTGGCGCGGGATTTCGGTTCACCCCCACGCCTGTGGGGACGACGTTAGGTAACTTCACTAGGTCTAGTATATCATCGGTTCACCCCCACGCCTGTGGGGACGACATCATGCAAGTCGAGGAAGAGTTGTACACTGTCGGTTCACCCCCACGCCTGTGGGGACGACGTCGGAATCGATGCGACGGGAACCGGCGGCGACGGTTCACCCCCACGCCTGTGGGGACGACGTAAACGCAATGAACTTTTTTCCAGGCGTGTACGGTTCACCCCCACGCCTGTGGGGACGACTACGCCATCCAGCAGCCTATGTGCATAGCGGACGGTTCACCCCCACGCCTGTGGGGACGACTGCTGCCATGTATGCCTCATTGGTGTTACCAGCGGTTCACCCCCACGCCTGTGGGGACGACAACGAACTGCTCGAAGAGCGGACCAAGGGCGGCGGTTCACCCCCACGCCTGTGGGGACGACGACGCCGTAATCGACCCAGCCGGTAACGGCTGCGGTTCACCCCCACGCCTGTGGGGACGACAAATCGCCTCCTAGCGCGACGATGCTGATCGTCGGTTCACCCCCACGCCTGTGGGGACGACCTATGGCATACCTATCATCGCCGCACGCTCAGCGGTTCACCCCCACGCCTGTGGGGACGACCAGTCATACCAAGTCCGCCTCCGTTGCTGCTGCGGTTCACCCCCACGCCTGTGGGGACGACAATTATCCGTTTGATGCGCTCACCGCTGATCTCGGTTCACCCCCACGCCTGTGGGGACGACTATCACATCGCGATGTACGTAGGTGGCGGGATCGGTTCACCCCCACGCCTGTGGGGACGACGCGATCGCTGAGTCGACGCGCTCGGTGCTTAGCGGTTCACCCCCACGCCTGTGGGGACGACGCTGCACGGCATGCAGCATAGACCCGGCGTTCCGGTTCACCCCCACGCCTGTGGGGACGACGTACAACTCGTCTTTCCTCCGTTCGTTGCAGACGGTTCACCCCCACGCCTGTGGGGACGACGCAAGAAAAGTTAAGATGTAGAAAAAATCAGCCGGTTCACCCCCACGCCTGTGGGGACGACCGGATCGCAGTAGCACAATCTTGCGCCACAACGGTTCACCCCCACGCCTGTGGGGACGACGTTCGGGCTTTTGGCCCAGACGATGCGGAAGGCGGTTCACCCCCACGCCTGTGGGGACGACGTCTTTGGATTGGTTTTTACCCACGCGAACGCCGGTTCACCCCCACGCCTGTGGGGACGACATCCCCCGGACAATACCGGCTATGTGACGCGCCGGTTCACCCCCACGCCTGTGGGGACGACGGCCGGCCAGCATCGACGCTCTTTCGTAGTGGCGGTTCACCCCCACGCCTGTGGGGACGACACGATCAGGCTCCCGCTTGCTCCGGCCAGCAGCGGTTCACCCCCACGCCTGTGGGGACGACCTCGAAAGGAGGCAACGCTTTGCCCCCATCGCCGGTTCACCCCCACGCCTGTGGGGACGACCTGTGCCTCGTACTTCGAGGCGGTCGTCAGCCCGGTTCACCCCCACGCCTGTGGGGACGACTTCCTGTGGCAGCCGGTGCCCAGACTTCGGAACGGTTCACCCCCACGCCTGTGGGGACGACATCACTTTGCACCAGGTATCACCGTCAATTCCCGGTTCACCCCCACGCCTGTGGGGACGACATCTTGAGCGTGTGATCGGTTGGCTTGCCATCCGGTTCACCCCCACGCCTGTGGGGACGACCGGGCATCCTCCTCTGTCACCTTGCTGCCGTACGGTTCACCCCCACGCCTGTGGGGACGACGAATTGACCGTCGGCAGATCCCTCGCTTCCCCAGGTTCACCCCCACGCCTGTGGGGACGACGATCTGCGCCAGCAGGCGATCGAGCAGGCCCGCGGTTCACCCCCACGCCTGTGGGGACGACAGCATCGTGTCGTCGTTCATGGTCCGTTTGTCCGGTTCACCCCCACGCCTGTGGGGACGACAAGTTCAAGCGCAACTTCTTTTGTGCGCACCGCGGTTCACCCCCACGCCTGTGGGGACGACCCAGGCATCGACTTCATACGATCTGATTGCTTCGGTTCACCCCCACGCCTGTGGGGACGACACTGGACGATCCCCGCATTATATCGGGATTTGGATCAACTGAAGGCCGTCGAAGTCTCGAAGCTGACGGCTGGTTCTGCCACACACGCGCATCGCAAAGCCTTGCTCGTTATTCGTCTGATGAATGAGCGCCCCTGCCCCCTCGCGCATCTTGTCGCAGATATATTCCCACAGCAGGTCGCGCACCAGCGCTGAGAGGGTTCCCACGAACACGCCTGCCTGGACTTCGAGCATCCAGCGGGTCAACTCGCCGCGCACGCTGGTCGGCACCCGCTCCAAAATGATCACGGTCATGGCATACTGTCTCCCATCAGGTCGGCCTGATTGACCCCGCCCGGTACGCCACCCGATTCCGGGTCCCACAAGTCGCCCGGTGCTGCTGCGTCAGCGTCGAATGCATCCTCGGTCGGCAATGGCCCAACGTCAAGCACCCGATCGATGTCGTCGATGATGCGATTCAAGAGTCGCTGCTCGCGGAAGTAATCGCGGCAGAAGCGCCGCACACGGCCCTCGACCCCGTCTTCGCCGTCCTTGGCCGCTTGAAAGGCTGCCGGTATGGTGATGTCCACCTTGTAGAGGTCGGCGATGTCATACACGAACGAGAGTAATTTGCCCGTGTGGACAAACCCCAGTCCCGGCGAGTAGCCGGCAGACAAGATCGCGGCGTGCGAGATGCCGTAGAGGCAGCTATTCGCCGCAGAGAGCGCCCGGTTGACGGGATCGGCAGATCGCCAATCGTCGCGCTGGTAGGAGCGACCGCTCCACGGCACGCTCGTTTCGCGGCTGGCCTTCGCATACGACTCGCGGACACGGATACCCTCTTTGCCACGGATCTGCTGCAACGTCAAGGCCGGATCGAGCGGTTCGGGGAAGCGGATCTCGTACATCCGCCGCACGACTTTCAGCCGGAATGCCGGGTTCGAGCAGAGCCGCGCCTGGTGCAGGAGGCGCTGGGCCGAGCGCGTTTCGCCTAACCCCTGGGCGTACAAGCGCACGCCGCTTTCGCCGGTCCAGAGTACGGTACAGCCGTTGTCGGCTAGCGTCCGAATTGCCGCGTGCGTGATCGTGGTGCCAGGTCCAAGCATCAACAGCGTGAGCGCCGAACATGGGACGGCGGTTTTACCCTGCTGATCATGGAGCGAGATGGCCTTGTCATCCTGATCAACACGGCAGCGCTCGGCATACAGGTAGCTCCAGCTATCGCGCACTTTGGGCAGCATCCGCAGGTTATGATTGCTCACGTCACACCTCCACGCGACGTGCCGATCGACATCAGGCCAAAGCCATACGCCTTGCCGCTGCCGATCCCGGCAATCAGCGTCTGCCGAAAGCGGTCACGATCCTGCACCTGGAGCAGCCCTTCAAACAGGACCGCGCCGAAGGTCATCGGCTTGCGAATGGGATCTTTGCTCCGTGCCCCCACAACCTTGGCCTGCGGGCTGATCCGTACATCCGCCAGGTCGGGGCGCGTGGCGATCGACAGCAGCCGAAAGCCGCCCTGCTCCGCCTTGCGTCCGATCCACGTAAGCTGATCTGCTTCCCGCCGCAGCTCGACGCGCTTGCCGCGCCACTTCACATCCTGCTCCAGATTGCCCTTCCCGATTCGCTGCGTTGGGTTGGCGCGCAGCCGGAAGCGCAGCGTCATGCCCGCTACCACGTGATCGTAGTCAAGGAGCTGACGAACGGCGGGATTCGGTCGATCGTCGGCGGGTGGCGCAAGGTAGCCCGTCAGCAGATGCGACCAGTCGGGCGTGTGTGTCGATTGCACCAACACCCGCACCACCAGCGGCTGATCGGTCACTGGTTCGGCGCGAAACAGGATGCCAAAGTGCTCCCGTGCCGACACGCCTTCCGGCACGCTGGGAAACGCACGCAGGATCGTCCGGTGCAACTGCTGGACATCGGCGAGATCGCGGCGGACGTTGCGATCCCGCACGTTGAGCATGAGACGTGATAGGTACAGCATACCTAAACCTCGAAGGTGTTGATGGTTGATTCGGATGGCGCAGCAAACGACGCGAAGCGTTCATCCACGTAGCGCGGCCAGAACAGCCGTCGCGCCGGAACGC
It encodes:
- the cas1e gene encoding type I-E CRISPR-associated endonuclease Cas1e — its product is MSNHNLRMLPKVRDSWSYLYAERCRVDQDDKAISLHDQQGKTAVPCSALTLLMLGPGTTITHAAIRTLADNGCTVLWTGESGVRLYAQGLGETRSAQRLLHQARLCSNPAFRLKVVRRMYEIRFPEPLDPALTLQQIRGKEGIRVRESYAKASRETSVPWSGRSYQRDDWRSADPVNRALSAANSCLYGISHAAILSAGYSPGLGFVHTGKLLSFVYDIADLYKVDITIPAAFQAAKDGEDGVEGRVRRFCRDYFREQRLLNRIIDDIDRVLDVGPLPTEDAFDADAAAPGDLWDPESGGVPGGVNQADLMGDSMP
- a CDS encoding IS1182 family transposase, whose amino-acid sequence is MTLYPHAIPPVPEVTAAAVQSAFPKGNLYVDRRAEFGTLFDDRLFADLYPVGGRPVEVAPWRLALVVVMQYIEGLTDRQAADAVRRCIDWKCALSLDLADPGFDFTLLHDFRERLLAVDAAQRLLDTFLTACKASGLIKARGTQRTDSTHVLAAVRTLHHLEVVLETMRCALNRLTVADPAWIQAHIPEAWFQRYGLRAEQSRLPKATTQREALGQLIASDGYQLLTWVWDAESPPQLHALPAVEILRQVWMQQCSWCTIPGHETIQLRALSDKPPSAQLIQSPYDLEARSSSKRDTHWVGYKVHLSETCDAGRPDLITQVLTTAATTQDRSVGPLIQQALADRDLLPGTHLLDSGYVDADLLVSAQVQHQIDVVGPPFGSYSWQRRAGNGYDLQAFVLDWEGQVATCPQGQRSVKWTPGRDVSGDPVIRIRFGLAPCRACPVRHLCTATKRAPRQLTVRPQSYHIAIQQARQRQATADVQARYALRAGVESSIAQATRRFDLRHCRYLGIARTHLQQVVTAVAINLVRVIAWLWNEPLDERRRGAGHFAQLAPRPLSRRAMLC
- the cas2e gene encoding type I-E CRISPR-associated endoribonuclease Cas2e, which encodes MTVIILERVPTSVRGELTRWMLEVQAGVFVGTLSALVRDLLWEYICDKMREGAGALIHQTNNEQGFAMRVCGRTSRQLRDFDGLQLIQIPI
- the cas6e gene encoding type I-E CRISPR-associated protein Cas6/Cse3/CasE: MLYLSRLMLNVRDRNVRRDLADVQQLHRTILRAFPSVPEGVSAREHFGILFRAEPVTDQPLVVRVLVQSTHTPDWSHLLTGYLAPPADDRPNPAVRQLLDYDHVVAGMTLRFRLRANPTQRIGKGNLEQDVKWRGKRVELRREADQLTWIGRKAEQGGFRLLSIATRPDLADVRISPQAKVVGARSKDPIRKPMTFGAVLFEGLLQVQDRDRFRQTLIAGIGSGKAYGFGLMSIGTSRGGVT
- a CDS encoding helix-turn-helix domain-containing protein, whose translation is MSDSHPTDDDLTGGAAARLLGVTRQQVNRLAHEGKLPARQIAGRYWVFKRADVEAYKMKEKSKGGRPKKGESRRNDLIADDEDPSSR
- a CDS encoding MFS transporter; the encoded protein is MGITDEEHPILIARRYVQSLRQLQPDLGRYFLAVALLGFAVDGGVYAVLLNLFLARLGYGPAVIGLVNAAGMVVFALVSLPAGIVGERWGSQRIMLWGVGLLVAGALLLPLADLLPVAARLPWLITMIICLYLGLALAFVNTAPLLLALVAPHQRNHAYATQTALLGLASFMGSLLGGLVPTGVSFLMGVSLDQPMPYRYGLMVAGVAVIPGLLALARIQPGTVPALPAVPTGAPGARAATSIRGLLALIALVRVLQIAGLAVISTFSNLYLDAALHVPTAQIGVLLAMGRLVSVPAALSSAALSSRFGNRTVVIGASLATAVGMLPIVLIPHWAAAGLSLLIVSGLSGVRYAASMVYFLDLVPPHRRATTAGVTEMAAGICFTALTFGGGYIITLLGYRALFLLGATLTGLSAVVFWVLFRGRQGHPRPDDRW